The segment GGCATCCCCGGAGGTTCCCCCACCTCTGCCCCCCGCCCTGAGCGCCAGCAGCAGCCGGACCCCCAGCGCCTCGGACGTGGGGGACGAGGGCAGCACGGAGGCGCGGTCCCGGGATGGAGGGCACGGCCCCGCCGGGCTGGAGCACTCCGAGTCCCTCAGCGATTCGCTCTACGACAGCCTCTCCTCCTgcggcagccagggctgagccgccccggccccgctcccgcgtCTTCCAGCCCgtccccgccgctccccgctcCTGCTCTGAGGGTGCTGCCCGGGCTGGGAGTGTCCGGTGTCTGTCGCTCCCTCTCCCGGCTCTCTCCGATGGTGCTATGGCCCTGTACAGCCCCTGCCGATGGGTTTTTAACTCAATAAAGCCACCCCCTCCCCTGCCCGGGTTATTTATACACgtggtggtgctggtgctgttgttgttgttgtgtcCCCCGTgctccagggatgggaggacggacggacagacggaAAGAGGGGGACAAAAGTTTGGAGTCTGAGCGATTTATTGAATCATCCCGGTGTACAAAGAGCGGAGATGGCGGGACTGGGAGCGCTGGGAATGCCCCGTCCCCACGGCCCCCTCCCAGCACACGTTCATTTCTTGGCACTGGTGCTGAAGGGGAGGCTCCACCAATGAGTTTGGCTGAGGGGGGGTCCCACCAACGACCCCCCaagggctggttttggggcctcatggcctctTGGGGAAAGGTGACaccccaggtggggctggggacaaaccTCGGAGGGAAGAGGACACAATGGTGACCACTCCAAGGGTCACAAGGCTGGGGGAAAACCAAGGGGAGCCAAACTCCAGCAGGATCCACAAATTGGCTGGTTtttaatcaaaaaaaaaaaaaaaaaaaaaagctgaacaaGAGAAAAACCCACGAGGGTGCAAAAGCTTCTGGCTGCTTCCTCGGCAGCAAAGCGCAGCCCCTTTAATGACAGAGAGGGAcgggaggggacatggggacacaggggtggCTCTGCCTCGGCCCAGAGCCTCTTcacttcttctccttcttcttgttctGCAAGAGGAGAGTGGCCAAGGTCACCAtgggctctgtccctctgtccttctgtccctctgtccccctgccctgcccagggcccctCACCCACCTCATTCATGCCCAGGATTATCAGGAGCTCCCGGAAGATGTTGACAAAATCCAGGAAGAGATCAACACAGTGCCTGGGAAAGAGAGGGTTGGAGGCATGGATGGATGCTCAGGGAGGGCCCCCCTgccccctgtgtcacccccctgtgtccccagcacccaccaGATGTAATCCTTGTCCCCGCTCTCCGCCTTCTCGATGATGAGCTGCGTGTCGAAGAGCACGAAGCCACACATGATCATCAGGGCCACGTACAGGTGGGCCTGTGAGGGGTAGATTGGCGTCAGTTGGGgactgtcccctccctgctggtGTCACCTGTCTGCCTGCCCATCCTCAGCAGGGTGGACTCACCGTGAAGAGCCAGGTGGATCTCACAAAGGCGTTGATCAGAGAGGAGAGAAGCAGCAGGGTGAGGCCGGAGAGCAGGAAACCTGGAGGGTGAGGGAGTCAGGGCCAGGTTTGGGGAGACCCCCCCCACCAAAGTGGGggtccccagccctcccagagccctccccaaagcccctctcACCTCCTAGGTAGAGGTAGCTGCGGCGCCGGGCGTACAGGGCGCTCAGGGAGAAGCAGGCAAAGATGGTGGCAGTGCCCAGGAAGGCGGTGGGGATGATGCTGGGGGCAAAGAGAAGGGGgtcagagggttttggggggcaTCAGGGGGGTAAACAGGATCTGTGTGGCAGCTGGAAGTGGGGAATGGGGTCTTTGAGGGGGGGTCTTCTACCTGGGGTTGACGGAGATGCACATTTGCAGGAGGGGTCCCAGATTGATGCCTGGAAGGACAGAATTGGGTAGCACCAGAGCCATTGTGGGGGGTTTCATCCGGCCCctctgcaggatttgggatccctTGGGATGTGGGGGGAGTCCCCAGTGCCCACCTACCTGTGAGGAAGGCAAAGCCaaccagcatccccagcctcTTCTGCTCGGTCTCACGGTTGTGAGGGGTGGCTATGAGCCAAATCAtcagccccagagcccccaggccAGTCAGGAACCCAaactgggagagggagagacaggtgagggctgggcactgcctcacctgggtgctgcagggctgggggtgccacCTGCAGCCCTTCAAAGGTCCCTCACCTGGAAAAGGTGGGTGACCACATTGATGTAGGCGCCCGCAGCTGCCACAAACATGCAGATGGCAAAGCTGCCATAGACCCTCTTCAGGTGCTCCTGGGTGGAGACTGAGCTgtgggtgaggaggaggagggtggtgaggtgggcagggagggctggcacagcccccctgaaccccctgccctgcccttgtGTCGCTCACATGTGGGAGAACTTGAAGAGGGCATCGAAGTTGATGCTGCGGTCAAAGACGTTCatggtgccaggctgggatgggccCAGGGCCGCTCCACGGGGCTGCAAACTGccaggggaaagaaagaaagaaagaaagaaagaggggTCAGCAAGGACCTGGAGGCCCCCAAAGCTCCCAAAACTCCCCCAGGAGCTGAGAGCCCACCCAAAGCTCCCAAACCTCTGCTAGGAGCTGAGAGCCCACCCAAAGCTCCCAAACCTTCCTCAGGATCTGGAGCCCACCCAAAgctcccaaatctcccccaggATCTGGAGCCCACCCAAAGCTCCCAAACCTCCCCCAGGAGCTGAGTGAGAGCCCACCCAAAGCTCCCAAACCTCCCCTAGGATCTGGAGCCCACCCAAAGCTCCCAAAACTCCCccaggagctgagagctgccccAAAGCTCCCAAACCTCCCCCAGGATCTGGAGCCCACCCAAAACTCCCAAACCTCCCCCAGGAGCTGAGTgagagcccaggagctgctctggagcctTCCTTGTCCAGCTGGTGCAAGCCCAGCCGGCTATTGCAGggccagggagccctggggtGTTGCAGGGCTGTTGCAAggccagggcagccctgagggatctgcagcagagctgctctggggccaGGGGAGCTCCCGAAGGCGTCGTGGGAGCgctgctggcagctggaaaCGTCTTTGTGCCAGGTGACTATTAGTGCCCGTAATGACGTCCCCAGAGGTGGCTCTGGCAgcgggaggctcccagcagggcctcctcctcctcttcctcgccctcctcctcctcctcctgctcctggtcCAGCCGGCTCGGCCGGCTCCGTCCCCTGTGGCACCTGCCCAGCCAGTGGCAGGagccaggtgtccccaagggatggaggggacaGAGCACAGCCCGAGGGGGAGCGGGGCGGACGCTTCAAGGAGCCACCCAGGCggagaggaggctccaggagagGAGCCCCACGGTGCCACAGCGGGGCACGGGCACGGTGACACCGGGTGGCACCGGAGCGCTGCCACCGCCGGGCTGGGGAAGCCCCAGGTCAAAGGGCGAGGAGCCGCGGGGACAGTCCCGGGCAGGGTGTGCGTGACAcggctgggacagggctgtgacAGCCGCCCCAGCCGGGGGTGACACCCTCCGGCCCCGGTGACCGCCGGTTCCACCGGGCAGGCCCCGAGCCGCGCTCCCCGCCCCCAGCGCCGCTTTCGCTGCTGCCGCCCCTGGCCGGCTCCAAGCGACCTTTAcccccccgccccggccggcgctgcccgtTTCTTCCCCCGCTCCGCCGCCCCGCTCCCCCCCCGCTCCTCCCGTTACAACCGGGCCGAGCCCCCGGGGCCCAACCCGTgcgcgcccccccccccccccgcaaaCGGGGCCTGGTGGGGGCGGAACCCCCCGGGCCGCTCGGGATGGGCTCTGGGGGTACTGTGGGGGTCACCCGGGCTCTGCAGGCGCTCCGGGACCACCGGGGAtcccccggggccgccccggggccgccccgcccgcgccccccgcccgcaCCTGCGCCGCGTCCGCCGTCCGTGCCAGGCCGCGAGCTCTGCGCCACGCCCCCGCCGCTCATTGGCTGAAACCCCGCGGAGTCCCGCCTCCCGACTCATTCTATTGGCTGTCGTCACCGCTCGGGGCGGGGCTGGTCTCGAGCCGCCGTCACGGTCCGGGCCGCGCCCGAGCGCCGCCGTTGGAGGGGCAGAGCCCGCCCCCGCGCGCGAGCGCGGCGCTGATTGGTCAGTG is part of the Agelaius phoeniceus isolate bAgePho1 chromosome 35, bAgePho1.hap1, whole genome shotgun sequence genome and harbors:
- the TMBIM6 gene encoding bax inhibitor 1 translates to MSREAGLRGVSANERRGRGAELAAWHGRRTRRSLQPRGAALGPSQPGTMNVFDRSINFDALFKFSHISVSTQEHLKRVYGSFAICMFVAAAGAYINVVTHLFQFGFLTGLGALGLMIWLIATPHNRETEQKRLGMLVGFAFLTGINLGPLLQMCISVNPSIIPTAFLGTATIFACFSLSALYARRRSYLYLGGFLLSGLTLLLLSSLINAFVRSTWLFTAHLYVALMIMCGFVLFDTQLIIEKAESGDKDYIWHCVDLFLDFVNIFRELLIILGMNENKKKEKK